In the genome of Populus trichocarpa isolate Nisqually-1 chromosome 6, P.trichocarpa_v4.1, whole genome shotgun sequence, one region contains:
- the LOC7473627 gene encoding 40S ribosomal protein S2-3, translating to MAERPPAERGSFGRGFGGRGGRGDRGGRGRRRGGRKEEEEKWVPVTKLGRLVKDGKISSVEQIYLHSLPIKEYQIIDTLIGPALKDEVMKITPVQKQTRAGQRTRFKAFVVVGDCNGHVGLGVKCAKEVATAIRGAIILAKLSIIPVRRGYWGNKIGKPHTVPCKVTGKCGSVTVRMVPAPRGAGIVAARVPKKVLQFAGIDDVFTSSRGSTKTLGNFVKATFDCLLKTYGFLTPDFWKETRFIRSPFQEYTDLLAKPTSKVLIAEVQQE from the exons ATGGCAGAGCGCCCCCCCGCAGAACGTGGTTCCTTCGGCCGTGGTTTCGGTGGCCGTGGTGGACGTGGAGACCGTGGTGGCCGAGGCCGCCGCCGCGGTGGACgcaaagaggaagaagaaaaatgggTTCCCGTCACCAAACTAGGCCGCCTTGTGAAAGACGGAAAAATATCCTCCGTCGAACAAATCTACCTTCACTCCCTACCCATCAAGGAGTATCAAATCATTGACACTCTCATTGGCCCTGCTTTGAAAGATGAGGTGATGAAAATCACCCCAGTTCAGAAACAAACCAGAGCCGGTCAGCGAACCCGGTTCAAGGCCTTTGTTGTTGTTGGCGATTGCAATGGACATGTTGGGTTGGGTGTGAAGTGTGCTAAAGAGGTGGCTACTGCCATTCGCGGGGCTATTATTTTGGCTAAACTGTCGATTATTCCTGTGAGAAGAGGGTACTGGGGAAACAAGATCGGAAAGCCACATACTGTGCCTTGTAAGGTTACAGGGAAGTGTGGAAGTGTAACTGTGAGAATGGTTCCTGCCCCTCGTGGAGCTGGGATCGTTGCTGCTAGGGTTCCAAAGAAGGTGCTTCAGTTTGCTGGGATTGATGATGTTTTCACATCATCCAGAGGATCTACCAAGACTCTTGGGAACTTCGtcaag GCAACATTTGACTGCTTGCTGAAGACTTATGGGTTCCTTACACCTGACTTTTGGAAGGAGACCCGCTTCATAAGATCTCCATTCCAAGAGTACACAGATCTCTTGGCAAAGCCTACTAGCAAGGTTCTCATCGCTGAGGTTCAACAAGAATGA
- the LOC7473624 gene encoding protein SEMI-ROLLED LEAF 2 — MSAISGVISRQVMPACGSLCFFCPAMRARSRQPVKRYKKLIADIFPRNQEEGPNDRKIGKLCEYAAKNPLRIPKITSSLEQRCYKELRIENFQSAKIVMCIYRKLLITCKEQMPLFASSLLSIISTLLDQTRQDDIQVIGCETLFDFVNNQNDGTFMFNLEGFIPKLCQFTQEEGKDEREKSLCAAGLQALSSMIWFMGQHSHISVEFDNIVSVVLENYGGPKRISENLDTDKPGPQNRWVQEVLKNEGLATPLPEVITRVPSWRTIVNERGEVNMTAEEARNPCFWSRVCLHNMAKLGKEATTIRRVLESLFRYFDNGNLWSPENGLAFPVLKDMQFLMDNSGQHTHVLLSILIKHLDHKNVLKEPSMQLDIVEVTTALAEHAKVDPSLAIIGAVSDVMRHLRKSIHCSLDDANLGAEIKNWNKNFREVVDKCLTELAYKVGDAGPILDIMAVMLENISNVTVIARTTISTVYRTAQIVASLPNLSYQNKSFPETLFHQLLPAMVHPDHETRVGAHRIFSVVLVPSSVSPRPSSTNPGSNKGSDLSRTLSRTVSVFSSSAALFDKLRRDKTSTRENACQDNKNNVLEGEQINNGILARLKSSTSRVHSMKNSNVPSTSDENPVNILNKETEVGSLRLSSRQISLLLSSIWTQSISPANTPQNYEAIAHTYSLVLLFSRTKNSSDEALIRSFQLAFSLRNIALKQEESLSPSRRRSLFTLATSMILFSSKAFNIIPLIYCTKVVLTEKMVDPYLRLVEDRKLEAVATDSGHPAIVYGSKDDDSSALKSLSEIDVTGNQSREFFAAEIAKSLANLANSEVSAKREKLLDEFLPDDVCPLGAQLFMDTPNQIDQVDSKDNSLVEGTPLFTVDDVFLDSLEGQTTQTTEIVFQATNLLSVNQLLESVLETTHQVGRLSVTAPDVSYKEMAHHCETLQMGKQQKMSHVMSVQLRQESLMNVPFQKYDDKARKATNPFLDQNLIASPQIPPIGTVQMQCATVYQHQPNFFRLPASSPFDNFLKAAGC, encoded by the exons ATGAGCGCGATTTCGGGTGTAATTTCAAGGCAAGTAATGCCTGCATGTGGCAGCCTTTGTTTCTTTTGCCCTGCGATGAGGGCAAGGTCCAGACAACCTGTCAAGAGATATAAGAAGCTGATTGCAGATATTTTTCCTCGAAACCAG GAGGAAGGACCTAATGATCGGAAGATTGGAAAACTATGTGAATATGCTGCTAAAAATCCTCTCCGTATCCCGAAG ATCACGAGCTCTCTTGAGCAAAGGTGTTACAAGGAACTGAGAATCGAGAACTTTCAATCTGCAAAAATTGTGATGTGCATTTACAGGAAATTGTTGATCACTTGCAAGGAGCAAAT GCCTCTGTTTGCAAGTAGCTTACTGAGCATCATTAGTACTCTGTTGGATCAAACACGGCAGGATGACATTCAAGTTATAGGATGCGAGACtctgtttgattttgtaaataaCCAG AATGACGGAACTTTCATGTTTAACTTAGAAGGATTTATTCCAAAACTCTGTCAGTTTACTCAAGAAGAGGGAAAGGATGAAAGGGAAAAAAGTCTATGTGCAGCTGGGCTGCAAGCCCTTTCTTCTATG ATTTGGTTTATGGGTCAACACTCTCATATTTCAGTGGAGTTCGACAAT ATAGTTTCAGTTGTCTTGGAAAATTATGGAGGTCCTAAGAGGATTTCAGAGAACCTCGATACTGACAAACCAGGTCCTCAGAATCGGTGGGTGCAAGAAGTGCTGAAAAATGAGGGGCTTGCTACTCCTTTGCCAGAGGTCATTACAAGGGTTCCTTCTTGGAGGACAATTGTGAATGAAAGAGGCGAAGTAAATATGACAGC AGAAGAGGCCCGTAACCCCTGCTTTTGGTCCAGGGTTTGCTTGCATAACATGGCGAAGTTAGGGAAGGAGGCTACAACAATTCGGCGTGTTCTCGAATCTTTGTTCCGATACTTCGATAATGGAAATTTATGGTCTCCTGAAAATGGTCTTGCCTTCCCAGTCTTAAAGGATATGCAGTTTTTAATGGATAATTCTG GGCAACATACACATGTTTTGCTGTCCATATTGATTAAGCATCTCGATCACAAAAATGTCCTTAAAGAACCCAGCATGCAGCTCGATATTGTTGAGGTTACCACTGCCCTTGCTGAACATGCCAAGGTTGACCCTTCTCTGGCAATAATTGGTGCAGTAAGTGATGTCATGCGTCATTTGCGGAAAAGCATACACTGCTCACTTGATGATGCCAATCTGGGAGCTGAAATAAAAAACTGGAACAAAAACTTTAGAGAAGTGGTAGATAAATGCCTTACTGAGTTAGCATATAAG GTTGGAGATGCAGGCCCGATCCTTGACATTATGGCTGTGATGTTGGAGAACATCTCGAATGTTACTGTTATAGCTAGAACTACGATTTCCACTGTTTATCGTACAGCTCAAATTGTTGCCTCATTACCAAATTTGTCATATCAAAACAAG tcattccCTGAAACTTTATTTCATCAGTTACTtccagctatggtccatcctgaCCATGAAACACGAGTTGGAGCTCACCGCATCTTTTCTGTTGTTCTTGTGCCATCTTCAGTTTCGCCTCGTCCATCCTCAACTAATCCTGGGTCAAATAAAGGCTCTGATCTTTCACGGACTCTATCAAGAACTGTCTCTGTCTTTTCTTCTTCGGCTGCTCTTTTTGACAAGCTAAGAAGGGATAAAACTTCCACCAGGGAAAATGCCTGTCAagacaacaaaaataatgtCCTTGAAGGTGAACAAATCAATAATGGGATCCTTGCTAGATTGAAGTCATCTACAAGTCGAGTACACAGCATGAAAAATTCTAATGTACCCTCAACATCAGATGAGAATCCCGTGAACATCTTAAATAAGGAAACT GAGGTTGGTTCTCTAAGGTTGAGTAGCCGCCAGATCTCTCTCTTGCTTTCATCGATTTGGACACAGTCCATTTCTCCTGCAAATACACCCCAAAACTATGAAGCAATTGCTCATACATATAGCCTGGTATTGCTATTTTCTCGAACCAAG AATTCTAGTGATGAGGCTTTGATTAGAAGTTTTCAGCTTGCATTTTCCTTGAGAAACATTGCTCTTAAGCAAGAAG AGTCACTCTCACCATCACGCCGCAGGTCCCTCTTTACTCTGGCAACTTCGATGAttcttttttcatcaaaagCTTTCAATATTATTCCGCttatttattgtaccaaggtGGTGCTTACAGAAAAAATG GTTGATCCATATTTGCGCTTAGTTGAAGACCGCAAGTTAGAGGCTGTGGCTACAGATTCTGGCCACCCCGCAATTGTTTATGGATCTAAGGACGATGATAGTTCAGCTTTAAAATCCCTTTCAGAGATAGATGTTACTGGGAACCAAAGCAGGGAATTCTTTGCTGCTGAGATTGCTAAGAGCTTGGCAAATTTGGCAAAT TCTGAAGTATCTGCTAAACGGGAGAAGCTCCTCGACGAATTCTTACCTGATGATGTGTGTCCTTTGGGAGCCCAGTTGTTTATGGATACTCCAAATCAAATAGATCAAGTTGATTCCAAAGATAACTCTCTTGTGGAG GGCACTCCACTTTTTACAGTAGATGATGTTTTTCTAGATTCATTGGAAGGTCAAACCACTCAGACCACAGAAATTGTCTTCCAAGCCACCAACCTGTTGAGCGTCAATCAACTTCTAGAATCA GTCTTAGAGACGACACACCAAGTTGGACGATTGTCTGTAACTGCACCTGATGTGTCTTATAAGGAAATGGCTCACCATTGCGAAACACTTCAGATGGGAAAGCAACAGAAGATGTCTCATGTGATGAGTGTCCAATTGAGACAGGAGAGTTTGATGAATGTCCCCTTTCAGAAATATGATGACAAGGCGAGGAAG GCTACCAATCCTTTCCTCGACCAAAATCTTATTGCAAGCCCACAAATACCGCCAATTGGCACTGTTCAAATGCAGTGCGCGACAGTGTATCAACATCAGCCTAACTTCTTCAGGCTACCAGCATCAAGCCCCTTTGATAACTTCCTAAAAGCTGCTGGCTGTTGA
- the LOC7473626 gene encoding uncharacterized protein LOC7473626: MKPTTISRSLATKKRRNHESNFYRYLKPGALAQLRDSKISSLTRLSVHQFDSIPTTPQQISSILDLEQVPCFLMSKIRGPACSLKRKRLVAARSVFLLNLDPSNSPVLDPSSSNNDNGSLISV; the protein is encoded by the coding sequence ATGAAACCCACCACCATTTCAAGATCTCTTGccacaaaaaagagaagaaatcacGAGTCCAATTTTTACAGATACTTGAAACCTGGTGCGCTTGCTCAACTCAGGGATTCCAAGATCAGCTCGCTAACACGGTTATCTGTCCATCAATTTGACTCAATCCCTACAACCCCACAACAGATCTCTTCAATTCTTGATCTTGAACAAGTCCCTTGTTTTCTCATGAGCAAGATTCGGGGTCCTGCTTGTTCTCTTAAGAGGAAGAGGCTTGTGGCTGCTAGATCTGTGTTTTTACTCAATTTGGATCCTTCTAACTCTCCTGTTTTAGATCCCagtagtagtaataatgataatggtTCTCTAATTAGTGTGTAA
- the LOC18099837 gene encoding uncharacterized protein LOC18099837 produces MGTLEARLNDQLTPAVAKPSGNTNHSIETLVVVLAVITIAAVIAGIIARLCGGRHFGGNGEHDIEGWVESRCRNCIDGGVPAAPPQPAEAKPAAAAADAKPAAAAEEAKK; encoded by the coding sequence ATGGGGACCTTGGAGGCAAGATTAAACGATCAGTTGACACCAGCAGTGGCGAAACCAAGCGGCAATACAAATCATTCGATCGAAACCCTTGTTGTTGTCTTAGCTGTGATCACTATAGCAGCTGTTATTGCAGGGATTATTGCACGGTTATGCGGTGGGCGACACTTTGGCGGCAATGGAGAGCATGACATAGAAGGTTGGGTAGAGAGCAGATGTAGGAATTGTATTGATGGTGGAGTCCCCGCCGCGCCACCCCAGCCAGCAGAGGCAAAGccagcagcggcagcagcagaTGCAAAGCCAGCGGCGGCAGCAGAAGAGGCAAAGAAGTGA
- the LOC7473623 gene encoding uncharacterized protein LOC7473623, with protein sequence MSTKYIVSALVGSFAIAYVCDYVVSDKKIFGGTTPRTVSNKEWWEETDKKFQAWPRTGGPPVVMNPITRQNFIVKSQDS encoded by the exons ATGTCAACCAAGTACATAGTATCTGCTCTCGTGGGATCATTTGCAATAGCATATGTTTGTGACTATGTTGTTTCTGACAAGAAGATATTTGGAG GCACCACACCCAGAACAGTCTCAAACAAGGAATGGTGGGAGGAGACTGACAAGAAATTTCAAGCATGGCCTCGTACCGGAGGGCCACCAGTGGTGATGAATCCAATCACTCGCCAGAATTTCATTGTCAAGTCCCAAGATTCTTGA
- the LOC7473625 gene encoding zinc finger AN1 and C2H2 domain-containing stress-associated protein 11 — MGTPQFPDLGKHCSVEDCKQIDFLPFTCDRCRQVFCLEHRSYIKHSCPKADSNGVIVVICPLCAKGVRLNPDEDPNISWEVHVNTECDPSNYDKVTKKRKCPVRGCRELLTFSNTIKCRDCTLDHCLKHRFGPDHTCPGPKKPDVSFPFMGLLNRSKKEESKPNRATAVSSSKWTTNFLSAASTVRASAEAGMSKLSSEISQAWQTATNSASPSSSNGSGGMGPEECPQCGTRFSSVTNLIDHVQKVHEKGGNQSRVLQLPMEVCPKCSKGFRDPVALVEHVERDHRGTSKA; from the exons ATGGGCACTCCACAATTCCCAGATCTAGGAAAACATTGCTCAGTTGAAGATTGCAAGCAGATCGATTTCTTGCCTTTCACTTGTGATCGTTGCCGCCAG GTATTTTGTTTGGAGCATAGAAGTTATATTAAACACAGTTGCCCAAAAGCTGATAGCAACGGTGTCATTGTTGTCATCTGTCCATTATGTGCGAAGGGAGTTCGCCTAAACCCTGACGAAGACCCAAACATTTCTTGGGAAGTGCATGTTAATACTGAATGTGACCCTTCAAATTATGATAAAGTtacaaagaagagaaaatgcCCTGTCCGGGGTTGCAGGGAGCTCCTTACATTCTCAAACACAATCAAGTGCCGGGATTGCACACTTGACCATTGCCTGAAACACCGGTTTGGACCAGATCACACTTGTCCTGGACCAAAGAAGCCTGATGTGAGCTTTCCTTTTATGGGTCTCTTGAATAGGAGTAAGAAGGAAGAGTCAAAACCCAATCGAGCTACAGCTGTGTCTTCATCCAAGTGGACCACTAACTTTCTTAGTGCTGCTTCAACTGTTCGAGCCTCAGCTGAAGCAGGCATGTCGAAATTGAGCAGTGAGATCAGCCAGGCTTGGCAGACTGCAACAAATAGTGCGAGCCCAAGCAGCAGCAATGGAAGTGGAGGAATGGGGCCAGAGGAGTGTCCGCAGTGTGGTACAAGGTTTTCCTCAGTCACAAATCTGATAGATCACGTGCAGAAGGTCCATGAAAAGGGTGGAAATCAATCTCGTGTCTTACAGTTGCCAATGGAGGTATGCCCAAAGTGTAGTAAGGGTTTCCGTGATCCTGTGGCGCTTGTGGAGCATGTTGAGAGAGATCATAGAGGTACTTCCAAAGCCTAG